In Primulina huaijiensis isolate GDHJ02 chromosome 4, ASM1229523v2, whole genome shotgun sequence, a genomic segment contains:
- the LOC140974727 gene encoding probable WRKY transcription factor 57 — protein MAGKKVDPEIAAETSWSLGDSEGFFGGDYKVGAGLHEFAWNFPEESSVVGGGGFFDLDRTEFYFAESRADDYVYAAASSTHRSTESMLLALKEEKTASGSASASNPSVSSSSCDDRPEMSTASGGTSSNPPPDAAIKTKKKVQKRIRQPRFAFMTKSEVDHLEDGYRWRKYGQKAVKNSPFPRSYYRCTNSNCMVKKRVERSCKDPTVVITTYEGQHCHHSVGFPRGGIIPQEATFTMPLATSVSQFYYPRLRFPQENSIQFTQSPSSHGHVEQSHIVQGTSSQPPVDEGLLENIVPPGMRKG, from the exons ATGGCGGGGAAGAAGGTTGATCCTGAAATCGCGGCGGAGACGAGCTGGTCTCTGGGCGATTCCGAGGGTTTCTTCGGAGGTGATTACAAAGTCGGCGCCGGGCTTCACGAGTTCGCGTGGAATTTCCCGGAGGAATCTTCTGTCGTTGGCGGTGGAGGTTTCTTTGATTTGGACCGGACCGAGTTTTATTTCGCAGAGAGCCGAGCGGATGATTACGTTTACGCCGCCGCCTCGTCCACTCATCGGAGTACAGAGTCGATGCTTCTGGCGCTGAAGGAGGAGAAAACGGCGTCGGGTTCCGCTTCGGCTTCCAACCCATCGGTGTCTTCCAGCTCGTGCGACGATCGGCCGGAGATGTCGACCGCCTCCGGTGGAACCAGCTCCAATCCGCCGCCCGACGCAGC GATCAAGACTAAGAAGAAGGTCCAAAAGCGAATTCGACAACCACGTTTTGCCTTTATGACTAAAAGTGAAGTTGATCATCTAGAAGATGGATATAGATGGAGAAAATATGGACAGAAAGCTGTTAAGAATAGTCCATTTCCAAG GAGCTACTATCGATGTACAAACAGTAACTGCATGgttaaaaaaagagttgaaagaTCCTGTAAGGATCCAACAGTGGTGATTACTACATATGAAGGGCAACACTGTCACCACTCAGTAGGATTCCCAAGAGGCGGGATCATTCCTCAGGAGGCCACATTTACTATGCCGCTAGCTACTTCTGTCTCTCAGTTTTATTATCCGAGACTCCGATTTCCGCAAGAAAATTCTATACAATTTACGCAGTCCCCCAGTAGTCATGGCCATGTCGAACAATCCCATATAGTCCAAGGGACGAGTTCGCAACCTCCTGTTGACGAAGGGCTCCTTGAGAATATTGTTCCTCCTGGGATGCGAAAAGGATAA